One genomic window of Aethina tumida isolate Nest 87 chromosome 3, icAetTumi1.1, whole genome shotgun sequence includes the following:
- the LOC126264826 gene encoding probable serine/threonine-protein kinase kinX: MGLLTGFKAKFKSGRQEKKHHQDVVCLTYKTFSFDGPPVAYHVLDVGPSKTQTKVSERKSLSSSFLKNKNNPNKGPTFQFVTSATAPLSSTSTFETKVERQVNNVEEKVSVERKITIKSDNNVEDDYERFEIHNPLPAIDNLSENDFKVHKSHTSITNSNHKQEIDVGNFKKDVDSSTSSDIEDDDDDDDEENFKITIVSPTKNTSTSEVNISSDDFVNTQASSHINIYENINEDSDDEDHKNEEIQEDDDGNFKIHFVQHSQYAKNDKNGNGSKKINFVEPIHNEMEEEETQDEEDEGNFKINVVQHPPSKTVDNFDNSDEDEEDDGNFKIQIVQKTNNKKDESEKSEEEDKLEKYTSQGYSNQAASIFLDSDDEYEPQVMRPRHFHEDEEDC, from the exons ATGGGGCTTTTAACTGGATTTaaagcaaaatttaaaagcGGCCGACAAGAAAAAAAGCACCATCAAGATGTCGTATGTTTGACGTACAAAACATTCAGCTTCGATG GTCCACCCGTTGCTTACCACGTTTTAGACGTAGGGCCCTCCAAAACACAGACTAAAGTTTCAGAGAGAAAATCACTGTCAAGTtcgtttttaaaaaacaaaaataacccGAATAAAGGACCAACTTTTCAATTTGTAACGTCAGCAACGGCACCCTTAAGTAGCACCTCGACATTCGAAACAAAAGTTGAAAGGCAAGTTAATAATGTGGAGGAAAAAGTCAGTGTGGAAAGAAAGATTACTATTAAAAGTGATAATAATGTGGAGGATGATTACGAGAGATTTGAAATTCACAATCCTTTACCAGCAATAGATAATTTGTCTGAAAACGACTTTAAAGTCCACAAGTCCCATACCAGCATCACTAATTCAAATCACAAACAAGAAATTGACGTaggaaactttaaaaaagatgtaGACTCATCTACTTCTTCCGACATTGAAGATGACGACGATGATGACGATGaagaaaacttcaaaataacCATTGTGTCTCCAACTAAGAATACATCTACAAGCGAAGTAAATATTTCTAgtgatgattttgttaatactcAAGCTTCAAGTCACATAAACATAtacgaaaatataaatgaagattcCGATGATGAGGATCacaaaaatgaagaaatacaAGAGGATGACGATggcaattttaaaatccatttCGTTCAACATTCGCAATATgccaaaaatgataaaaatggaaatggttccaaaaaaataaattttgttgaaccCATTCACAACGAAATGGAAGAAGAGGAAACACAAGACGAAGAAGACGAaggcaattttaaaatcaatgtcGTGCAACATCCTCCCTCAAAAACAGTTGACAACTTTGATAACAGTGATGAAGATGAAGAGGACGACggaaacttcaaaatacagaTTGTCCAaaagacaaataataaaaaagatgaatCAGAAAAATCGGAAGAGGAggacaaattagaaaaatatacttcGCAAGGATATAGTAACCAAGCGGCGAGCATTTTCTTAGATAGTGATGACGAGTACGAACCACAAGTCATGAGACCAAGACACTTCCATGAAGATGAAGAGGattgttaa